The sequence ATTGTCCAAGTCCAATCAATGGGTTCACCACCCTTTTGATATTGGCCGCTAGTACCCGTATCCCGAATCTGTTCAGGTGATATCCGTCGTTACTGTAAAGCCGCCGCTTTATCGATCCCATGACTGACAGGTTGCTGTTATCAATTACATGGACATACCGGGTTCCTTCGGAGATGACCTTCAGCGACGCGTTCACACTTTCCCCTACTCGCTGGAGAACCGGGTCATCTCTGGGTAGAATGGAGGACAGGACGATTTGTGCGCGCGGGTACTTCTCATGTGCTGTGTGTACCAACGCACGAAATCGTTCCGAAACTGTCTCCGCGTCCCGTGTATCTCTGGCATCATTGGTGCCGACATGAAACATTAATACCTTAGGTTCTTGCACGGCTGAGTGTTCTACGAATTCTGTAGCTTCCGTTATAGTAAACGTCACTTCTCTTTTCGCGCTTTTGTTGGGGTACAGGACATCCACTTTGATGCCTTTTGTGTTTGAGTCCCCTAATATCAATACGTCGGGCGGCAAGTCTTTGTTGCGTCGACTTGTCTCTACATTGTAGCGTCGATTTGTCTCTGCTGTTTTATCTTGTAGATTGATGTTGGCATTGTAGCGTCGATTTGTCTCTGTTGTTTTGTCTTGTAGATTGTTGTTGGCATTGCCCATGCATGAGGTATCATTTGTTCCAGCTTTAGCACGCTGTTCAGTATACTTCTCACCAGCGTTTGAAACGTCGGCACGTATGTCCCCCCTAGACGCTCCATTGTTCTCTTCTAGCAGCTGGAATCTGTTTTGTACACTGATCGTTGCTACTTCACGTAGTAACCTTTCTGTGCGTACTGAAGATTCATTTGGGGTTTGGgtttctgttgtttttaatgGAACTGTCGTTTGCAACCTGCCTACAGTGCTGGCCAATTCCTCGTGCTTCCGCTGAAGTGAATCAATCTGATTTTGGAGTTCACTTTTGGCTTTAGTCAGATGCGCGATTTCGTCTTGGAGTTTCTTTTTGTCAATGGAGGGCAGATCAATACACATCTGAGTTTTCAGTGTGGTTTCCAGCGTGTTCATCCTTTGTAGCACAGAGTTCTCAAATGTTTTCCTGTCTGAGATCGAATTGGCCAGACAGGTTTCCAGTTTGTTGATACTGTCTTGGAAAACAGACAAGTCAGAAGAACCACACAGATCATTCTTAATCGCACTATCAACCAGTACATCTTCACGTGTTTCGTGACTGTCTTCCTCGAACACAACCTCCCGTACATCTTCATGCGTTTCGTGGCTGTTTTCCTCGAACCCAACCCCCGACACATCATCACGCGTTTCGTTGCTGTTTTCATCAAACAGCACTTTCGGAACGGTGGGACATGTGGTACAGGCCTCGGACGCCATAGGCTGACCACATGTTGAACAAAGTGAGGAA comes from Branchiostoma lanceolatum isolate klBraLanc5 chromosome 2, klBraLanc5.hap2, whole genome shotgun sequence and encodes:
- the LOC136428039 gene encoding uncharacterized protein encodes the protein MADPFVDDDLYAFLGLTPTASREEILDTYKKEIILYEEAAKKSHKTSAFKEADTRYKSVRKAFFVLSDATRRQLYDGNNILPKAPKINKKFLKHATGYNVQENAQSITVFLPPNLAKSWLELCQEHHDTQAIDGGKNGKHVKTTFVDVKTGQSFGTVTIKVFESTNKLLIQGSAYQLWFSEVFPILKEKIGRTSNNDCVGDSHASVAVETVKAVTSSSPDVSSLCSTCGQPMASEACTTCPTVPKVLFDENSNETRDDVSGVGFEENSHETHEDVREVVFEEDSHETREDVLVDSAIKNDLCGSSDLSVFQDSINKLETCLANSISDRKTFENSVLQRMNTLETTLKTQMCIDLPSIDKKKLQDEIAHLTKAKSELQNQIDSLQRKHEELASTVGRLQTTVPLKTTETQTPNESSVRTERLLREVATISVQNRFQLLEENNGASRGDIRADVSNAGEKYTEQRAKAGTNDTSCMGNANNNLQDKTTETNRRYNANINLQDKTAETNRRYNVETSRRNKDLPPDVLILGDSNTKGIKVDVLYPNKSAKREVTFTITEATEFVEHSAVQEPKVLMFHVGTNDARDTRDAETVSERFRALVHTAHEKYPRAQIVLSSILPRDDPVLQRVGESVNASLKVISEGTRYVHVIDNSNLSVMGSIKRRLYSNDGYHLNRFGIRVLAANIKRVVNPLIGLGQYVSRASRPSQPSTQIPVSPMRSQEQRIHATSLSPAQWADQDRDRNAPMSFHPSTYDRDFPSLNQTAVHVTAPLERRNCPDSQRQEQPSSSPGTTGAPAAPRITPPPGPPQNRSAPMRQPATALGPPTPPVRPPFQQRQPSGPWGSPPPLFNLPPAPWGFLPPNAPVPGPAHSRMNSTPWPWHPAMMWPPMVASNMW